The Deltaproteobacteria bacterium genome window below encodes:
- a CDS encoding 30S ribosomal protein S20 has product MATHKSVIKRARQNEVRNLRNKSNRTRVKNVIKTVRASISEQSPEKARAALATAIPVIQKTANKGAIHRKNASRKISRLSRQVNALST; this is encoded by the coding sequence TTGGCAACACATAAATCGGTCATAAAACGAGCCAGACAGAATGAGGTCAGGAACCTGCGGAACAAATCTAACCGCACACGGGTAAAAAATGTCATCAAGACCGTCAGGGCCTCTATCAGTGAGCAATCTCCAGAAAAAGCCAGGGCTGCCTTGGCCACGGCTATCCCTGTTATCCAAAAGACTGCCAACAAAGGGGCCATCCACCGCAAAAACGCTTCCAGGAAAATATCTCGCCTCAGCAGGCAGGTAAACGCGCTGAGTACGTAA